GGATGGCTGTGCGGCTCGAGGCGGTGGTTGGGCGGCAGCTTGATGCGCTGCACGTACGGCGCGGGCTTGGCCGGGTCGCCCATCAGCGTGGCCGTCTGCAGCGAATGAAGCGCCGGGCTGCTCTTCCACTGCAGGTCCGAGGGAACAAGCTGAATGGGCCCGGTTGCATCCGGCTGCGAGCAGCCGCTGCCGGCCGACACCAGGCAAAACAACATGAACATTGAGAGACGGTGCGACTTCATAGGATTGCTCGCTTTTCTTCACGAGGGGGCAGGAACGGCAGGGCCATGCCGATCATCAGCATCGGGATGATGAACCCGCTCTTGATCGCGTGGATCTCGTCTGGGCCGCCGATATGGTCGGTGGCCCAAAGCAGGGCGATGGCGACCGGACACGAGGCCAGGAAGATCGCCGCCGAAATCAGCCAAAGCAGCGGTCGCAGCCTCCACTGCCACAAACCCGCCAGCGCGCAACCCACTAGCGGAATTGCCGCGTAGACCACGTAGATAAGGTAGTGATACCGTTGCAGTTTTTCCTCCCCGTACGCCAACAACATCAAAAAG
This Planctomycetaceae bacterium DNA region includes the following protein-coding sequences:
- a CDS encoding cupin domain-containing protein translates to MKSHRLSMFMLFCLVSAGSGCSQPDATGPIQLVPSDLQWKSSPALHSLQTATLMGDPAKPAPYVQRIKLPPNHRLEPHSHPNSARVVTVLSGTLHFAYGETFDETKLRPLPPGSFFTEPANMPHFARTGNEPVVLQLSATGPDGTRYVESRH